TTTGTATTGTCGTCCATGACTAGCCAGTCAGTATTCATTTGCCAATCAATAATATTCAATGCCTTGTTTTAGTGGAGAATTTTACTTCAGTTCTTTATACCGTTAGCTGCAATTTCAAAGGAGACATCAAGATTCAAAGAATGAGTATTTCTGTGGCCTTGCAATATTACGCTACACTCAAAAATGTTTGTTGTGTAATCTTCATGTACCATTTTTACAAGAAATATGCAGTATTTATGTTTTTAGACATCAGGAGTGTATATACACAGTTATTAAAAtatctttcattttttattgTCTCATAAATTACTTTCTTGTGTCATTTTACAGCACTACTAGATGACTTAGATAAAGAACTTAACAATTACATAATGAGAGCTAGAGAATGGTATGGCTGGCATTTCCCTGAAATGGGCAAGGTTGTCAGCGACAATTTAGCATTTGCTAGAACTGTGAAAAAAATTGGtaagtgttttttaaaatacaattaatCTCTTGTGAGCCGTATATCTTGAACAGCAGTTTCACCGTAAGTGTGACGAATTCAGTGGTTTATCACGATGTGGAGAAAGTGgaatactgtacatgtcaaCATTGAAATTTTTcgcttattttgctggaaaacaaaaatgtaaaaataagtagtgactgaaATGCCTTCGTGTATATAGAAAAAAGTACCACTCTGGTAATAAGTAAAAtttgtctttgagaactagctgaagacagCGTAAACGTAATATTTTCTTACTCTTAGCgatgaaaatatctaggtttacatataaataacaaggtaatttgcatattggtttgcatagtgatcagcatataatatgtatatgtctttaacacatacacatataaataacaaggtaatttgcatattggtttgcatagtgatcagcatataatatgtatatgtctttaacacatacacatataaataacaaggtaatttgcatattggtttgcatagtgatcagcatataatatgtatatgtctttaacacatacacatatgtacattgaggatcagccatttctgttcatgtgaaagtattattatgattttgtctttaaaagattactaaagctcaaggatggtagaacatTTTTGAAGCACAGTAGAAATCTGCCAAGCTTTGGGGGCTAGATGGCAAGGATGGTGTTTGCATCATGCTTTATAGTGGGGGTAGAACACTGGTCAACTTGAAGCCATATGTGTGGTGTATGTAAAGTAGGAGataatatgataaaaatgtgtaaCTATCATCTTCAAATTTGATTACAGGTGATAGAACAAATACAGCAACCACAGATCTGTCAGACATACTTCCTGAAGAAGTTGAAGAAGAAGTAAAAAGAGTAGCGGAAACCTCCATGGGAACTGAAGTATCAGAAGATGatataatgaatatattatacCTTTGTGAACAGGTGATCATTTACATTTGTCACATTGGAGTTTGATTCTGTATACACAGTTCCTCTTTAGACTGACTATGTGTGCAAGGTAATGAGTCGGTTTGTCATCACAGTGCCGAAGGTTTTTGGCATCAAAATGATATTGTGCCACATTTTGTCATAGAGCAGTACTGAAAGTTTTTCGGCATGATAGTGTGGAACTTATTTGTTCACGACAAGGCACAAATCAAACTGAACATTGAATGTGACTCGTCTGTCAAGGGTCACATAACTTGGAATGATTGTCCAAGAGAAATATCGAGGGGATTTTAGATTGATTTTGTCAAGTGTAGAAAATTACTGGATATTTGATTCACTGTGTCATCGATGATGATTGGCTTTGTGTTGTTTATCTGAATTCAAGATGTCGAATTATAGCTTTCGTCACTACCTCTTCTGAGATGAACACGGTGAACAAATAATTTCCAAATTCTGCATGGATCATTTGTTGAAAATTGTATTGTGTAAAACATGTATTGATATGCAATACAAGGTACTAAACTAATTTAGTCTTGGATATGCACTTTGGGGCCAAATATAGCTGAAAGGTGAGGAGTACCTATGTCTGGGTGCAGCGCCCTCAGTCTCAGCATTTGGTCATTATTAGAATGGCCTAAAGGGTCTAGCAGCCAGACTAGGTGTAATTTTGAAAGGGACCATTTTAATGTTGTATAATTTCtctaaaaaaatatactttgtgaaatgtttgcAGGTAATAGAAATCTCCGAATATAGAGCCCAGCTGTATGACTATCTCAAAAACAGAATGTTAGCAATTGCACCAAATCTTACAATTATGGTTGGAGAGCTTGTTGGAGCGAGACTTATTTCACATGCTGGTAAGTGTATTATTAATTTTCAGCCCTTAGAGTCGGGACTATTACAGTGGGCTTTGTCTGTGCGTCTGTAATCCGTAACTTCTCTTGCATGCAATATCATATTTCTTTAAAACttagcacaaaggtgacatcCTATGATACACTTTCATGCCTTTCAACAAAGattctaatattattttaagTTTTCAATTGAAAGATTATATTCACTGTGTTATCGATGACGATAAAAGCTTGTTGTTGATCTGAATTCAGATGTTGATTTCAAAGCTTTCGTCACTACCTCTTCTGAGATAAACACAGTAAAGTgatattacattgcatttatcAATGTAATCCCAAACTGGCCCGAGTCCCAGCAGTGACGTTTCATTTACTGCAGTCTTGTCAAGCCAACAGTTTTATTGTGTACAAGTAGTGAGTTATATTGAAGTgttaatgtgtgtatatgtatgtctgttcttACATTTTAGGTTCACTGCTAAATTTGGCCAAGCACCCGTCTTCCACAGTACAGATATTAGGTGCAGAGAAGGCACTCTTCAGAGCTTTGAAAACTAAGAAGGATACTCCCAAATATGGTTTGATTTATCACGCCACGCTTGTTGGACAAACAGGTGCCAAAAACAAAGGAAAGGTAAGCTGTGCAACTAAAAAAGTGGGCTTGACCTCTGACCAGGCCATATGTTTGGTGATATTTGTTTACTCCAATACCCCAAGTATCACAGTGTCTGTGTTATCAATGATGATCTCAACGGTCCTCGTCTGTATGTCAGTGATGATTTCTTTGTATCTTCTGAGATAACACAACTTAAGATTCCTACATGTATGAACTACTGATAATCGTAACAGTTTGAGCAATTACTAAAAATcaactaaatattttgtttgccaTCCTTGAATTTTCTCAAAACCTaccagacagacatgtacagatTAAAATAATCCTATCTTAATTTTTTTGTTGGTTGCCACTTACCACTGTGGTGTTGAGGTTTGATAAAGTTTACTACATTGTAAAGAAGAATGTCATTCAGTTTCACTACTTAACAACAAAGGTTTTCCTCAAGCACTTTGGTTTCCTCTCGTATTAACTATGAATCCACAAGGGTCTTCTCTCACTGAatttcttgggagacaagtttATAAAAACCTAAAAAGTCTATCCTGTATACGAAGagattattataataatgtaaAATTAATTATGGTGTGTAAAGGCattttatttaacaaaatatcGTCACAAAGCGTTGCATCGCAGACTAAATCCTAGTGGAATGCGAGTTGATGTTAGTTATGTCTCTGTCGTACTCCCACTAGATGTCACGTATGCTGGCAGCCAAGACAGCTCTAGCTATTAGGTATGACGCATTAGGTGAAGATGGCAGTGCTGAGATGGGACAAGAAAACAGAGCCAAGTTAGAAGCAAGGTTGCGACTGATGGAGCAACAAGGTGTAAGTATAACATTACTTGCTTTGTTAAGAGATATGTTGCCACCGAGGGCAGATGTCATCAATTTTGATGAGATCGTCTATGTAAATTGTGAAAGTATGCAATCCATCAGTTGTGTTTTTCTGCATTAGAGGACATGTGTAAAGTCTACCAAAATTTTGACACTACCCTACTGTCGTTACCAGAACTTTAAAATCTTGAGtagaattaaaaaataacaaacttacCTGTTCTTTCAAGAGCATCACATCAGCATGCAtgtttcttatttatttattcaactttatttaaagagggtAGCCCAGTTGGCCGAGGCCAATCTTCCCTGGGGCCCTCTGAATAAAatagtacaaaaacaaactatacaAAAAGGACACAATAAATAGCAAAAGTGTCACAATAATCGTGTAGACTGTAATAGTATGTCCTGTTGTTCAACCCTGTTAGTATGCCAggaatgttgtatcttacagactggAAATCACGTAATTGTCAGAAATTCCgatacaattattttgtaaCACCATTGCTGATGTTGTCAATGATGACTACTCACACCTCTTGTCAGAAGACAACCAATGTCTACTGATTGACAACATATATGACAATCTCTGAGATAACAGACAGCAGTGGTTGTAAACTTACGGGATGATTGCACCTTGTTATGGGATGGTCACACAAGGTCAATAagcaaagtttgtttatttaggCCAAAATACCCCTCTTTTTCCCCTACTTGAACGTTCATAAGTTTACtaatagaatgctacatgttaaaacaattgaattcaatattagtgttacattataacttcagGAATTTCTGTTATGAGTTTATCACTCATCAGATTTCTGACCAATTTTACCTCCATGATAATTCATAGGTCAATAGAGGTTGCAGTGTATGTCTTGACTTCATTCAATCCTGTCAAATATCAGAAGagataaagtttattattgatTTGCTTATTCCATTTAGCAAAGAAGAATAAGTGGTACTGGAAAACAAGCAGCGAAATTTGACAAGTACCAGAACAAAAGTGAAGTCTTTACGTACGATGAGGGTATGGACTCTACCATCCCAACGGCaccaaaaaagagaaaaatagaAGAGTTAGACGACACGACGGAAGCATCGCCAGCTGAACATAAATCTAAGAAGGTGAAAGCTGATCCGGAAGAAGCGACGGAAGAAACaccaaagaagaaaaagaaaaagaagaaagacaAAGGAAAAGAAGAAAGTGATGAAACGCcagcaaagaaaacaaaagaagatTCACCAGAAATAGGTAGGTATTTAATGTTTAGAGA
Above is a genomic segment from Glandiceps talaboti chromosome 20, keGlaTala1.1, whole genome shotgun sequence containing:
- the LOC144450716 gene encoding nucleolar protein 58-like isoform X2 yields the protein MLVLFETPAGFAIFKLLNEKKLKEVDNLYKDFQTAEGASKVVKLKQFEKFKDTTEALAAATASVEGKMSKGLKKVMKKLVAKDAHAELAVADTKLGNAIKEKFNITCVHNTAIQELMRGIRSQMNSLITGLPEKEMSAMALGLAHSLSRYKLKFSPDKVDTMIVQAISLLDDLDKELNNYIMRAREWYGWHFPEMGKVVSDNLAFARTVKKIGDRTNTATTDLSDILPEEVEEEVKRVAETSMGTEVSEDDIMNILYLCEQVIEISEYRAQLYDYLKNRMLAIAPNLTIMVGELVGARLISHAGSLLNLAKHPSSTVQILGAEKALFRALKTKKDTPKYGLIYHATLVGQTGAKNKGKMSRMLAAKTALAIRYDALGEDGSAEMGQENRAKLEARLRLMEQQGQRRISGTGKQAAKFDKYQNKSEVFTYDEGMDSTIPTAPKKRKIEELDDTTEASPAEHKSKKVKADPEEATEETPKKKKKKKKDKGKEESDETPAKKTKEDSPEIETPKKEKKKKKKHKEAEESTSVAETSLTETPSTDKKKKKKKKKEKEKEDSSD
- the LOC144450716 gene encoding nucleolar protein 58-like isoform X1, with product MLVLFETPAGFAIFKLLNEKKLKEVDNLYKDFQTAEGASKVVKLKQFEKFKDTTEALAAATASVEGKMSKGLKKVMKKLVAKDAHAELAVADTKLGNAIKEKFNITCVHNTAIQELMRGIRSQMNSLITGLPEKEMSAMALGLAHSLSRYKLKFSPDKVDTMIVQAISLLDDLDKELNNYIMRAREWYGWHFPEMGKVVSDNLAFARTVKKIGDRTNTATTDLSDILPEEVEEEVKRVAETSMGTEVSEDDIMNILYLCEQVIEISEYRAQLYDYLKNRMLAIAPNLTIMVGELVGARLISHAGSLLNLAKHPSSTVQILGAEKALFRALKTKKDTPKYGLIYHATLVGQTGAKNKGKMSRMLAAKTALAIRYDALGEDGSAEMGQENRAKLEARLRLMEQQGQRRISGTGKQAAKFDKYQNKSEVFTYDEGMDSTIPTAPKKRKIEELDDTTEASPAEHKSKKVKADPEEATEETPKKKKKKKKDKGKEESDETPAKKTKEDSPEIEETPKKEKKKKKKHKEAEESTSVAETSLTETPSTDKKKKKKKKKEKEKEDSSD